A stretch of Vigna angularis cultivar LongXiaoDou No.4 chromosome 4, ASM1680809v1, whole genome shotgun sequence DNA encodes these proteins:
- the LOC108322828 gene encoding uncharacterized protein LOC108322828 yields MAEAPQVMVEEDGGRVEINDNMCEMINDVLAHHCSNNDMTDDDEMGAESSHARSHDGTNFFELMQDGQQSLYEGCDKYSKLSFLVKLYHIKCLCRISDKVMSMILELLADAFQHAKFPNSFYEAKKVINKLGLHYTKIDACLNDCMLYVGEDKDRDSCKKCKTSRWKPKKRNTIDDDVVVNKRKKIPAKVLRYFPLKPRLQRMFLSSKIAEHMRWHASESMDEGMLRHPRDSEAWKKFDLMHPQFALDPRNVRLGLATDGFNPYGNLSTNQSIWPVVLIPYNLPPWMCMKQSSFILSMIIPGKRAPGNDIDVYLQPLIEELKELWNIGIKTFDSYGNEVFDMRATILWTISDFPGLGTLSGWNTHTGLACPRCNFDTTPKKLVKGGKFCFISHRRWLDGRHRFRLAHMRFDGTIENRSQPVAISGHDILQQLGNIHVEFGKEPIVEERSKRQRTIDRPKK; encoded by the exons ATGGCTGAAGCTCCTCAAGTAATGGTCGAAGAAGATGGTGGAAGAGttgaaattaatgataatatgtGTGAAATGATTAATGATGTATTGGCACATCATTGCTCTAACAACGACATGACGGATGATGATGAGATGGGTGCAGAGTCAAGCCATGCTAGAAGTCATGATGGgacaaatttttttgaattaatgcaAGATGGACAACAAAGTTTATATGAAGGATGtgataaatattcaaaactttcaTTCTTGGTGAAGTTGTATCACATCAAATGTCTATGCAGAATAAGTGACAAAGTTATGTCCATGATACTAGAGTTGCTAGCAGATGCATTTCAACATGCTAaatttccaaattcattctatGAAGCCAAAAAAGTCATTAACAAGCTTGGTCTTCATTACACAAAAATTGATGCTTGCCTGAATGattgtatgttgtatgttggAGAAGACAAAGATAGAGATTCTTGTAAGAAATGTAAGACATCAAGATGGAAGCCAAAAAAGAGAAATAcaattgatgatgatgttgttgttaaTAAGCGAAAGAAGATTCCTGCAAAGGTGTTAAGGTATTTTCCTTTGAAGCCCCGATTACAGAGGATGTTTTTATCATCTAAAATAGCTGAGCATATGAGATGGCATGCATCAGAAAGTATGGATGAAGGCATGTTAAGACATCCAAGAGATTCTGAAGCATGGAAGAAATTTGACCTCATGCACCCTCAATTTGCCTTAGACCCTCGAAATGTGAGACTTGGTTTAGCTACTGATGGGTTCAATCCATATGGCAACTTGAGCACCAATCAAAGTATTTGGCCAGTTGTTCTCATACCATACAACCTTCCTCCTTGGATGTGTATGAAACAAAGTTCATTCATTCTCTCCATGATCATTCCTGGAAAACGAGCACCGGGCAACGATATTGATGTTTACTTACAACCATTAATAGAAGAGTTGAAGGAGTTGTGGAACATTGGCATCAAAACTTTTGATTCATATGGGAATGAAGTGTTTGATATGCGTGCAACCATATTGTGGACTATTAGTGACTTTCCAGGACTTGGAACCTTATCTGGGTGGAACACACATACAGGATTGGCATGTCCGagatgtaattttgacactacTCCTAAGAAGCTTGTCAAAGGTgggaaattttgttttataagtcATCGTCGGTGGTTAGATGGAAGACATAGGTTTAGATTGGCTCATATGAGGTTTGATGGAACTATTGAAAATAGAAGCCAACCGGTGGCAATCTCAGGTCATGATATCTTACAACAACTTGGTAATATTCATGTTGAATTTGGGAAAGAACCTATTGTTGAAGAAAGGTCAAAAAGACAACGCACAATTGATCGTCCTAAG AAATAG